From Cucumis melo cultivar AY chromosome 1, USDA_Cmelo_AY_1.0, whole genome shotgun sequence, a single genomic window includes:
- the LOC103495285 gene encoding uncharacterized protein LOC103495285 isoform X1, whose translation MAWRSGSLSRTLVSTVRSSSSRLSSSAPQLRPPLTAPRRLPGRHFSAASRSLGELGCVQSFLPIYSMTAASCLTSHLTVNVRAFCELSHGTFCRTCQDR comes from the exons ATGGCTTGGCGATCTGGATCGCTTTCTCGGACGCTAGTTTCCACTGTCCGCTCTTCATCTTCCCGGTTATCTTCATCGGCTCCTCAACTGCGCCCGCCGCTCACCGCTCCTCGCCGCCTGCCCGGCCGCCATTTCTCTGCTGCTTCCAG GAGCTTGGGAGAATTGGGATGCGTACAATCATTTTTGCCAATTTACAGCATGACAGCAGCTTCCTGCCTGACATCCCACCTCACTGTTAATGTTAGGGCTTTTTGCGAGCTGTCTCATGGTACCTTCTGCCGAACTTGTCAAGATCGCTAG
- the LOC103495285 gene encoding uncharacterized protein LOC103495285 isoform X2: MAWRSGSLSRTLVSTVRSSSSRLSSSAPQLRPPLTAPRRLPGRHFSAASRSLGELGCVQSFLPIYSMTAASCLTSHLTVNVRAFCELSHGT; the protein is encoded by the exons ATGGCTTGGCGATCTGGATCGCTTTCTCGGACGCTAGTTTCCACTGTCCGCTCTTCATCTTCCCGGTTATCTTCATCGGCTCCTCAACTGCGCCCGCCGCTCACCGCTCCTCGCCGCCTGCCCGGCCGCCATTTCTCTGCTGCTTCCAG GAGCTTGGGAGAATTGGGATGCGTACAATCATTTTTGCCAATTTACAGCATGACAGCAGCTTCCTGCCTGACATCCCACCTCACTGTTAATGTTAGGGCTTTTTGCGAGCTGTCTCATG